CTCTCCGACCTGTCCTCGGGCGTCACCGGGGAAATCCACTACGTGGATTCCGGCTACAACATCATCTCCATGCCGCGCCCCGAGGTGCTCAAGGCCCAGGACGCCGCCGGCGTGACGGGCGAGGACGCTTAAAGGCGCATTCACAGCCGGTTCAGGACAACTCGTCTAGTGCCGCCCGCTTCGCCGGGCGGCATTGTCGTTTCGCGCATCGCGCCGTGACTTTTCCTGACTAAGGGCGTTCCCGGAAGAACCCCCTCTCATGACCGAAGGCTTGCGAATGAGTCCCGAACCGCGACTCTCCTCCGTTCCCGATCTTCGCAAACCCACCGGTTCGTTCCGTCTCGTCGGCCTGGCGGCGGTCCTCGGCTGCCTGACAGGCGTCGCCGTCGCCGGAATCCAGAGTTTCGTCATCTTTGCCCAGCGGGCGACCTTAGGGTTCGCCGCCGAACGGCGGATCGTGCTGCCCGACCACGCATCCTATCTGCGCATCGCGCTGGCGCTCATCGGCAGCGCGCTCCTCGTCACCGTTCTGACGCGGCTGCTCTCCCGCTGGAAGACCAGGGAGCCCATCGACGCCGTGGAGGCCAACGCGCTCAGCGGCGGGACCATGAGCTGGTTCGATGCGGTGGGCGTCGTCATCCCGATTCTGGCATCCGTGTCGTTCGGGGCCTCGGTGGGCATCGAGGCCGCCGTGACCCAGCTCGGCGCGGTGCTCGCCAGCCGCATCGGGCGGCGACTGGGACGGCCGCGCTCGGACCTGCGCCTTCTGGTGGGTGCAGGCTCGGCCGCAGCCATCGCGGCCGCCTATCGCGCACCGATCGCCGGCATGCTCTACGCCTATGAGCTCGTCCTCGGCACCTATACCAAGCGGACGCTGGCGCCCATCGGACTTGCGGCCATCTGCGCAGTGATCACCATGTGGCTGCTCACCGGACAGGCGAAGCCTTTCAACCTGCCGCTGGAGACCCAGGCGTCGTGGTCCGATTTTCCGCTCGCCCTGGCGATCGGGCTTCTGGCCGCTCTGTTCGGCATCGGGGTCATGCTGCTCGTGACCATTCTCGAGCGCCTGTTCAAGCGCCTGTTTCCGGGCCATGCGATGCGCCGCGCCGTGGCCGGTCTGCTTCTCACGGCTCTGGCGATCCGGTTTCCCGCCGTGCTGGGCAGCGGCCATGCGGCGGTCGAGCATGCCGTGAACGGCGACATCGCCGGACGCCACGCCCTGGGCCTTCTCGGCGCCAAGACCGTCGCGTCGGCGGCAAGCCTCGGCAGCGGTTTCCGGGGCGGCCTCTTCAGCGCCTCGCTGCTCCTGGGTGCGCTTCTCGGACAATGCGTCGCCTGGATCGTCCCCTTCTTCCCGGGCGTGCCGCCCGTGAGCCCCACGCTCTGCGCCGTCATCGGCATGGCCTCGGTCGGCGCGAGCATCATCGGCAGCCCTCTGACCATGATCTTTCTCGTGCTCGAAACCACGGGCGATTACGATGCGGCCATCGTGGTGGCCATCGGGGCGGTGGCGGCTTCCTTTCTGACCGACCGGCTCTTCGGCTATTCCTTCGCGACCTGGCGCTTCCAGCAGCGCGGGCTCGCCATCGAGGGCGGGCACGACGTATCGCGCCTCGCAGCCTCGCCGATCTCCGGCATCATCAAGCCGCCCAAGCGCTCGATCGCCGCCAATGCGGAGCTGGACGACGTCCTGCGGGCGATCTCGACCGCCGGGGCCCGCGGCACAGCCGTCTATCAGCATGACGGCTCCTTCACGGGCCTGATCGATCCGCGCCTGGTGGAGGCGATCGAGGGGGAGGACGTCCAGTTGCCCGTCGTCGCGGCGGAGCTCGTCTATGAAACCAACCCGGTCGTGACGCCCCGGACCAATCTGGCCGAGCTGGTCGACATCTTCCGCAACGATGACCGCGCGACGGTCGCCGTGATGGACCAGACCGACAGCCGCGCCCTCGTCGGCGTCGTGCGCGCCCGCGACGCCTACGC
This window of the Microvirga sp. TS319 genome carries:
- a CDS encoding chloride channel protein, encoding MSPEPRLSSVPDLRKPTGSFRLVGLAAVLGCLTGVAVAGIQSFVIFAQRATLGFAAERRIVLPDHASYLRIALALIGSALLVTVLTRLLSRWKTREPIDAVEANALSGGTMSWFDAVGVVIPILASVSFGASVGIEAAVTQLGAVLASRIGRRLGRPRSDLRLLVGAGSAAAIAAAYRAPIAGMLYAYELVLGTYTKRTLAPIGLAAICAVITMWLLTGQAKPFNLPLETQASWSDFPLALAIGLLAALFGIGVMLLVTILERLFKRLFPGHAMRRAVAGLLLTALAIRFPAVLGSGHAAVEHAVNGDIAGRHALGLLGAKTVASAASLGSGFRGGLFSASLLLGALLGQCVAWIVPFFPGVPPVSPTLCAVIGMASVGASIIGSPLTMIFLVLETTGDYDAAIVVAIGAVAASFLTDRLFGYSFATWRFQQRGLAIEGGHDVSRLAASPISGIIKPPKRSIAANAELDDVLRAISTAGARGTAVYQHDGSFTGLIDPRLVEAIEGEDVQLPVVAAELVYETNPVVTPRTNLAELVDIFRNDDRATVAVMDQTDSRALVGVVRARDAYALASHILDMQRREDLGIAK